Below is a genomic region from Echinicola rosea.
ACTGCATTCATGTCAAGTACACAACAACCCTTCGAAACTGAGTTTTACAATGTTGGTTCAGGACTTCAGGAGACTTTCGATCTTGGTAATGGTTTTAGTAAGAGTCAATTGGCTTCATTTGCACTACGTCTAAACTATTCATATTTGGATAAGTACTTGGTAACGGTTTCCAATAGATGGGACGGGTCTTCCTTACTTTCTGAAGGTAACAAGTGGCAAGCCTTTCCATCAGTTGCTTTAGGTTGGAGGTTGAATAAAGAGGACTTTTTGGCCAATTCATCCACTGTTTCAGATTTAAAGTTAAGAGCCGGCTATGGAACGGTGGGGAATAATAATGTAGCGCCTTACAGAACGGTGAATGCGTTGACCGACCAGACATATTATGATTTTGATGGTGTGGCAGCCAATGGTTGGGCACAAAATACCCTTGCCAATAAATTACTCACATGGGAAAAGACCGAGGAGATCAACGTGGGGGTAGATTTTGGATTTCTGATGAACCGTATCACCGGTAGTGTGGATTATTATAACCGGCTTTCTGATAACCTGCTGGTGACCCAACAGCTACCTTTGGAGATGGGCTTTAGCGATATTGCCTCAAATGCCGCTTCTGTACGGAACAAAGGGGTGGAAGTGATGTTGAACACCATCAATGTGGAAAACAGCTTGGTGACTTGGTCGACTACTTTTACGTTTACCAAAAACACCAATTCCATTGAGTCCTTGTACGGCCAATCGGAAGTGGATGATGTAGGAAATGGTTGGTTTATCGGAGAGTCCATCGATGCGCATTATAATTATATTTATGATGGAGTATGGCAAGCAGGTGAGGATGCCGCTGCTTATAACCAAACCGAAGGACAGGCTAAAGCAAGAGATGTAAACAATGACGGTGCGATAAATCCCAATGACGATCGGGTGATCCTTGGTTCTTCTAATCCTTCCTGGACGGGAGGTATTATTTCCAATCTCCAGGTAGGCAATTTTGACATGAACTTCTCAGTGGCAACCCAGCAAGGGGTATTGGCTTACAGTGATTTCCATAGCAATTTTACGAACGTTACCGATAGAGGACGCCAAAAACTGGCCATCCCCAATTGGTATGTTCCGGAAAATCCAGTGGGAATTCCAGCACGAGTAACCAATGAATACCCTCAGCCAAGAAATGAAGGTGCTCACTGGGGTAGCGGAATGGCCTATTATAAAGATGCTTCCTTTGTGAAGGTCAATAATATTGGGGTAGGCTATACCCTTCCAGAAACCTTACTTAGCCGTGCCAACCTCAAGAAGGTAAGGGTGTATGTCAATGTGCTTAATCCGTTTACGTTTACCGACTATGATGGTTGGGATCCTGAATGGGCTCAAGCTAGTTTGGGAATCGGACGTGTAAGTACTATTACGACGCAGTTTGGATTAAGTGTTAAGTTTTAATTTACAGATTTGAAGAATGATGAAGAAGATAAATTCAATTTTCGCCATGATCATGCTGTTCGCAGCTACCGGCTGCGCAGAGTTTTTGGATGAGGATAATAAATCGAATGTAATAGCAGAGGAATTCTACCTGACTGCTGAAGGATATGAGGCCTTGATAAATGCGAATTATTCAGCACTTCGTAATATTTATGGAGATGACCCCTGGATGTTTGTGTGTGGGACTGACCTGTACCAAGAAGGTCGTGATCGCCCTCCCCAAGGCTTAAGTAAATATTTTGAGCTGAACAGTGCCTCCTCCGGGGTGGATTTTCTATACGTAAATTGCTACAAGGCCATTCAATTGGCCAATTCGGCTATTCATTATGCCGATATCACGGAGCAGACAGGGGTGACCACCCAATACTTGGGGGAAGCGCGGTTTTTGAGAGCCAATGCTTATTTCCTACTGGTGCAGAGTTATGGTGGCGTAGGAATGATTACCGAATACGTGGAGGAGCCTATTTTAGAATTTGATCGTTCCAGCGCTCAAGAGGTATATGCCTTTATTATTTCAGAATTGGAAGGGGCCATGGGGCAGGTGTCTTCGGGTGCCTATGATGGACACGTAAACCAGCGAGCTGTCGAAAACCTGTTGGCAAAGGTGCACCTTACCAGGGGATACGAAGAATTTGGTACGGCCGATGACTTCTCCAAAGCAGCAGCTTATGCCGATAATGTGATCAATGGCCAAGCGCTTAACCTTACTTCGGAAGAACTTTGGACTCCGGGAAACGATATGAATGAGGAAGTGATCTTTTCGGTACAATGGAGTGCAGGATCGATCAGTGCTGATCCAACTGGTATTGGCAATGAGCAGCAAAGCTATTTTGGTCCCTACATGGGAGGTTCAGAAGTGTCCGGAGATGCTCCCTATAAAACATACACGACTTTGCCCAACCGATTTGCCCTTAATCTATTTGAGGAAGGGGATGAAAGGTGGTATTCGACCTTTATGACAGAGGTTTTTACGAGATATTATGCCTATTACGATGAGGATGATCATAGCTCCTTGATGGTAGCGGATTTCTACGAACCTAGGTGGTTTACGGCACAGGACAGCATCGATTATGTAAGTGCTCATCCTAACGTCGAATACCATTCTTATGGCACTACAGACCCTAATGGAGGGGCTATTTCTTTGGATAGGGCTACGATGATCGTAAAGAAGTTTGATGATCCTACATCACTATTTGGTGGATCCACCAGTACACGGGATTTCATCGTTTCCAGACTTGGAGAGACGTATTTGGTGGCTGCTGAGGCTTATTTGCAGGCTGGAGATCCATCTACTGGACTTGATCGATTGAATGTGGTCAGGGAGCGGGCAGGTGTCGCCGATGCTACATTGGCAGAATTTGATATCGATTATGTCCTGGATGAAAGGGCTCGGGAACTTTTGGGAGAATACCATCGGTGGTTTGACCTGAAAAGAACTGGTAAATTGGTAGAAAGGGCTTCAGCTCATAACAGTTGGATTACTGAATCCAATTTCGAAGGAGCGAACGGGAACCTTAAAATCCTCAGACCGATCCCTCAAAATGCCATTGACCTTAACCAAAACAAAGATTTTCCTCAAAATCCTGCTTATGACTAAGCAAAGGGTAAAATGTGAATATGAAAAGAGGGCGGCCAATGTTGGCCGCCCTCTTTTCATATATTTACCATCTTCTTAAAAGAGGGAGAAGCTCCGGATTACCCAAAATAATCCTTGGTACTAAAATTCATATCGTACCCAATATACCTCTTGATTTTATTATCCAAGGTCCAAATTTTCAGATCATATGTTTTGGCACATAGGATAATCATGGCGTCAATAAGCCCTACTCCATGGTGAATTAACTTGTTTTCTTGGGAATAAATACCCGCGCTAAAAGTCAATCCCGGATAATCCAAGAGTTTCATATTGGAGAAAAACTCCATTATGAAAGTGACTTCCTTTTTATGTTTGGCTCCTTGCGCCAGTTCTGCAAAAACCACTTCAAGGCTGTAGGCATTGCCTTCTTCAATGAGTTGAAGACCCGGATTGATAAAGTCCGGATTGCCCCGGAAATATTCTATCCAAACCGACGTATCTACCAATACGCCGTTCATTCGCGGTTTTGTTCTCGGAGGTGGTCTGCACCATAGGAAAACTCCAGAGGTTCATTTACAAGCTTAGAGGACAAATGTTGAATTTTACGCTTGGACAGATAATCCTTGATGGCAACTTTAAGTCCATCTGTAATGGTCTTTGCCCCGGTTTCTTTGATCAGTTCCTCAATCATTCTATCTTCGATGATGGCTGTAATTTTCATAATCTTATTGTTTTATTTGAAAAAAAATATACGATAATGAATCGTATATTTAAATAGTATAGAAGCTTTTTTTTCTTAAATAGTTCTTTTTTAAGTAGTTGTGGTGTTTTTTAGAGCGCAGATGGTATTATTTAAATCCAATTTCCAGCTGGTCTGGCAGGAGTTTAAATGATCTTCGGTGCAGTGGGGTAGGACCCAGGTTTTGAATTCCGGTACGATGTTGTTTGGTGGGATAGCCCACGTTTTTCTCCCACCCATATCCTGGAAACTCTTTGGCATAGGTGGTCATGAGATTGTCCCGGTGCACTTTGGCCAATATGGATGCGGCCGCGATGCTGGCGTATTTGGCATCTCCCTTAATGATGCAATCAAAGGGAATTTCCAGGTCGCTTTTAAAGCGGTTGCCATCGATCAATAGATGATCAGGCCTGACAGTAAGTGCCTGTATGGATCTGGTCATGGCCAAAAAAGAAGCGTTGAGGATGTTGATCTCATCGATTTCTTGTACGGATGATTCAGCTACCGCCCACGCGATGGCCTTTTCCTTGATTTCATCGACTAAACTTTCCCTGTTGGACTTGCTCAATTTTTTGGAATCATTGATGAGGGCGTGTGCGAAGTCATTGGGCAGAATCACGGCAGCAGCCACCACGGGGCCACATAAGCAGCCTCGGCCCACTTCATCACAGCCCGCCTCCAATCGGTCAGCTTCTAAATAAGGTAATAGCTTCATCAATAACTTTTTCTTCTCTTGGGTAATATTTATGGATCATTTCCGCTACCAGACCTGTCCATCCCGTTTGGTGGGAGGCGCCGAGGCCTTTCCCGTTGTCACCATGAAAATATTCATAGAAAAGTAGGTAATCCTTAAAATGAGGATCATTTTGCATCTTTTCATTATCCCCAAAGACAGGTCTTTTCCCTTCTTTATTGCGCATAAAGATCTCTATGTTTCTAAGGGACAGTTCTTTGGCGATGATGTCAAGTGTCGCGTATCTCCCAGAACCAGTGGGGTATTCGATAGGAAAATCCCCTCCATAGTAATAGTTGAATTTCTTTAGGGCTTCCATGATCAGCCAGTTAATAGGGAACCATATCGGTCCTCGCCAGTTTGAATTGCCACCAAACATGCGGGTGTTGGATTCCCCAGGCGTGTACTCCACGGTATGTTTTTCGCCATTTAACTTCATGGAATAAGGGTGGTCTTTATGGTATTTGGATACAGAGCGAATGCCATAATCAGAGAGAAATTCATCTGGATCCAATAACTTCTTGAGCAAGCTCTTCATTCGATGCCCTCTCAGCAAGGAGAAAAGATGGCGTTTATCCTTGCCAGGCTCGATCCAGTTGGAAACCAAGGATGCCAGTTTTGGTTTTTCTTTTAGGAAGAAGTCCAGCCGTTTTTTGAACTCGGTGAGATTTTCATACATTTCTTCTTTGATAGGTTCCACGGCAAATAGCGGTATGATCCCAACGATGGACCTTACTTTCATACGCTTGGGGGCCGTGTCATCGATGTGCAGGACATCATAAAAGAAATTGTCTTCGTCATCCCAGAGGCTGATATTGTCCCCAGAGATGTTGTTCATGGCACCTGCGATATACAGGAAATGTTCCAGAAACTTGGTGGCGGTATATTGATAAACTTTGTTGAACTCACATAAGTCCAGCGAAATCCTCAATAAATTGAGAGAGAACATGGCCATCCATGACGTGGCATCTGCTTGCTCCAATCGGCCACCAAATTTATCCACATGGCTTCGGTCAAAAAGGCTGACATTATCCAGTCCCAAGAAGCCGCCTTCAAAGATATTCTGTCCATCGCTGTCTTTTTGGTTTACCCACCAAGTGAAGTTGAGCATCAGCTTGTGCATGGCACGTTCCAGAAATTCCTGATCGCCCTTGCCGCCGTTCATTTTCTTGTCCATCTGGTAAACCCGGTGCACGGCATAGGCGTGGATTGGAGGGTTCACGTCGTTAAAATTCCACTCGTACGCAGGGACTTGGCCATTTGGGTGCATGTACCATTCGCTTAATAGCAAGAGGAGCTGCTCTTTGGCAAATTCCGCATCAAGCCTAGCTAACGGGATGCAGTGGAATGCCAAATCCCACGCAGCATACCAAGGGTATTCCCACTTGTCCGGCATGGAAATAATATCGTAATTCTGAAGGTGCCTCCAGTTATGGTTTCTACCCTTTTTACGTTCTTGGGGTGGCATATAGCGGCCAGGATCTCCTTCCAGCCAGCGTTCTACATTATAGTAATAAAACTGCTTGCCCCACATCATGCCGGCATAAGCCTGTCGCTGGATGCTACGGAGCTCCTTGTCCGTAACATGCCCTTGAAGGTCATGATAAAATTCATCTGTTTCCTGCAGCCGTTTTTCAATGATGCTGTCACCGTCTTTGGTGTCCACCGCAGCATTTTTATGGGCCATGCGAAAGGATACGGTGTGGCAGCCTCCAGCAGGAATTGTCACTTTGTAAACTGCTGCAGCTTTGGTGCCGAAATGGTCGGGATTGAGGTGGCCTGTTTCACCGTCCACCACATAGTCATTGATGGCATCTTTCAGGAATTCTTTTTGGTTTCCAATATTGTATAGCTTCTCCCTATTGGTTTCATTGTCGCAAAACAGTAGCTCAGGATCTCCATCGAAGTGGAAATGGTAGTTGCCCAATTTGGGGTTGGAAGCAAGGATTTTGTGGTTATTACTTTTACTTAGCTTGGGCAAAAATGGTTCATGTCCTGTAAACCATGTCTTTCTGAACCAAATGGTGGGCATTACCCAGATTTCCGCATCTTCCTTGCCGCGGTTATGAATCGTGGCTTTGGCTACGATATCTTCATAGTCTTCCTTCGCGTACTCCATGAAAATATCGAAATAGGCATCATCTTCAAAAATTCCGGTATCGATCAGTTCATACTCAGGGTCATTTTTCCCCCTTTTGGCATTTTCATCGACCAGTTCTTGGTAGGGGAATTCATGTTGAGGATACTTATAAAGCATCTTCATATAGCTGTGCGTAGGTGTGGCGTCCAAATAATAGTAGAGCTCCTTTACATCTTCCCCATGGTTCCCTTGGTTTCCTGTGAGGCCAAATAGCCTTTCCTTGATCATGGGGTCTTTTCCGTTCCAGAAAGCCCAGGCCATGCAGAGTTTTTGCTTGCTGTCACTGAATCCCCCAATACCTTCTTCTCCCCAGCGATAGGCCTTGCTACGGGCATTTTCGTGGGTCACGTTTTCCCATGCAGCGCCGTCTGGACTATAATCCTCCCTCACAGTTCCCCATTGCCTTTCCGTAAGGTAAGGGCCCCACTTTTTCCAATGCTTTAACCTGTCGGTATCTTCTTTAAGTCTTGTTCTCTCTATATTCATGAAATTGTCTTCAAAGCCAAAACCCGAATTTACGAGTTTTATTAAAAACTATATCTTTGGAGTGGTTAAGCTTTTACGAAGAAAATTATTTTTTATTGGAAATCGATTAAGACTGATTTGACCAAAATGAATGAAGCGAAAAACAGCTGCTAATTCAGACGTTAACCGTGTATTTTGGATAGCTTACAGGCAAGTTAGGCTGCCAGTTATTTTGGGATGATAAAATTTCCGAAAGCTTTTTTTCCAATTCCCTTTCCCAATCTACAAAATTGGAAGGGGTATTATGCGAAGATTGTAAAAAAATATCAAATTTTTTGAAATCGAACTCGTTGTGGGATATTCCCGCTTGGGCGGCCAAGGCATCAAGGGCATTGCAAGCCTGCTCATACTGCCCCTTCACGGGTACCATCATCACGGGCTTTCCAAAGTACATCGCTTCACAAATCGATTCAAATCCCGCTGTGCTCAGCAATCCACGACAAGCGGCCATTTTTTCCAGGTAGAGCTGGTCGTCAATCTGGTGAAACGTGAGGTTAGGCGTAGGATAATATGGAGAAGGCATCTCTTTTTTGTCCCAAAATGCCTCGATTTTTATATCGGGATGTTTTTTACTAAAAGCGATGACCTCTTCTGAATAGCCAGAATTTACCATGTAAGTAAGGATATAATCACCTGAGGATGGCTGTAGTTGTTTCACTTTTGGTCGGAGAAGGGGAGGAATGACGGTTATATTGTTTCCGAATGATGGCGGCAAGCTTCGAAAAGATAGGGCAAGGCACTTTTGTGCGCCCAAGGCGGTAACTTTAGTGTTTAATTTGAAAAGAATTTTTTGGATAGGGGCGCCGGGCGCAAAGGGAAAATCAGGATGTGATATAAGGTACTGGTGGCCAATCGTCCAAAAGGAGGACTTTGGTCGATAAAAGAAATTATAAATGCCAGCCAAGAGATCGTAAAAGTTCAGGATAATATCTGGCTGACTGCTTTTGACCACTTGGTCTATCAGATTTAAACTGTCCGAAAACCGTCTGGCCCTGTAGAGGTTATGGCGGATAGTCTTGCTGATATTGATGGATTTTTCCTTTTTGTCAGCTACAAAATTGGGACTCTCAAACTGGATGAGGTTGGTTTTTAGGCCTTTTCTCACAAATTCAGGAATATTCCGGCGGCTGCTTGTGCCGATCAGTACATCCGATACCAGATGACCCTGACTTTTCAGCAACTCAAATAATGCCAATGCCTGTGTCATGTGGCCTCGACCTTCACCCTGTACGATAAAGATAAACTTCATGTTCAAAAGCGGAATGGCGGCAGTTCCAGGTCTTCATTTGGTTTTTGGAAGGAAACTGCAGCGTAGGATTCATTTTCTTGAATGGGGATGATTTTGCCGTCGTTCATGTTGTTTTTGGCAAAATCAAGCTCATTGTAATAGATGAGTTGCCAGTTGCCTTCATAATCCTCTGCCAGTGCACTCATGGTCTCTACCCAATCTCCGGAATTAAGGTATTCGATACCGTCGATGGTTCTGGATTCGGCTTTGTGGATGTGTCCACAGATGATCCCGTCACAGCCCTTGGTCTTTGCCATGATTGCCAGTTCCTTTTCGTATTTGTCTATGTAAGAAACGGCTGATTTTACTTTCCCTTTTACATATTGGGAAAGTGAATAATAGGGAAGCCCTCTTTTCCTTCTGTAATGGTTGATTTGACGGTTTAGCCAGAGTAAAAAAGTATAGCCAATATCACCTAGGTAGGCTATCCAGCGTAGGTTTGTGGTGATGCTGTCAAAGACATCTCCATGAAGGATATAATATTTTTTGCCACAGGATTCGTACATCATGTCCTTTTGGATGGAAAGGTTTCCGATTTTCAAAGGAAGCACCTGATCCAAAAAATCATCGTGATTTCCACGCAGGTAATATACCTTCGTGTTATCATTCTCGATCATCTTAAGAATCCTGTTAAAGAAGCGTGTGTGCTTTCGCTTCCAGACCCCAGATTTCTTAAGTTGCCAACCGTCTATAATATCACCGTTTAAGATGAGGTTTTCACAGCGGTATTTTTTAAGAAATCGAACGACCTCTTTTGCTTTGGAACCCTTTGTTCCCAAATGGATATCCGAAAGTACGATGGTTTTGAATTGTGTCTTCAATATCTTACTTGTTTTGGTAGCAAGATATAAAATGGGAATTAATTGATGATGAATGACTTATTATCAAAATGCGATGCTTTCAGAGAAAGTTGTATTTTCTTGTGAAATAAATGTTACCTAAATATTAAAAAGCTCGTTTACAGGAGGTTTGATACTGTGGCTAGGGTTGGGGATTGATGAAAATATAATTTTGCCAAGGCAACGGACTTGATGGAGCGTTGTTTTCTGAGGTGGATTATTGCTGCGCTAGGCATTAAAGATGAGCTTGAAGGTGGTCCCCTTGCCGACAGTGGACTTTACTTGGATATTGCCCTTGTGCCTTCTCATGATCTGTTTGGAAAGACTTAGGCCGATACCAGAGCCTTTCTTTTTGGTGGTAAAGAAGGGGATGAAAATTTTGTTCAGCGCGTCCTCTTCAATCCCTTTTCCCGAATCAGAGATTTCTATAATTATTTTTCCTGCTTCGTCAATAAAGGCATGTAGGCTGATCTTTTTGGAATCGGCTTCTTCCACTGCGTGGATGGCATTTTGAATGATGTTTATCAGCACCTGTTCGATGAGCGAACTATCAGCAAATAACAGCAGGTCTTTGGGCTCGATCCTCTTTTCACAGCCAATCCCATGCTGCTCAATCTGGTGTTGGAAGAGAACGGCCAGCTGGTCAAACAACTCCTGTAGGCTGATGGCCGAGAACTTCGGTACTGGAATATGGGCGAGGCTTCTGAAGTCGCTTACAAAGTCAATCAATCCCTCACTTCGTTTTTCAATGGTGCTAATCCCCATAAGGTAGTCCTCTATCTCTGCTACGGGGACTGCTTGATCTTTTTCTACTTGCGATTGGATGTCGCTTTTTATGGTGGAGGCCAAGGATGAAATGGGAGCGATGCTGTTCATGATCTCATGGGTAAGCACGCGCACCAGGTTTTGCCACGCTTCCATTTCTTTTTCCTCCAATTCACTTTGGATGTTTTGGAGGGAGACTAGCTTGAATTTCACCCCCCTTAGCACCAACTCAATGACATAAACGGACAGCTGCATGATGCCGTCTTGATGGGCGATTTTTATGAGCTCGCTTCCTCCTGTCCTGAGCGTCTGAATGGCATTGTGGAGTTCTTTGTTGACCTTGTCGATTTCTTGAATATTGCCCAGTTGGTCAATGTTGAGCATGCGCTTGGCAGCAGTATTGAGGATCTGAATCCTGCCATCCTCTTCAAAAGTGATCAGTCCGATGCTTAGGTGCTGGAATACGGACCTAAAGTACTGGTAATTGGCTTCTTTTTCGGCTTGGTCTTCTTTTAGTTTTGCCAGGATGGCATTGAACTCAATGTGGAGGTCATCGGTTTCGGTACCGTCAAATTTTACTGGATATACCGTGGAATAGTTGTTTTGTTTGATATTGTCCAAAAACTGGCGCACCTTCTTAAAGCTGCTCTCGGCGTAGTTGACCAGAAAAATCAGTTGTGCAATGACAAGAATGATAAACAGTGAAGTGATAAACACCCCAGTACTGTTCAGAATTGCATAAGAAAGTACAAAGAGTGTCAAGGTAAGCAATGCGACCCTACCGAGTAAGCCAATTTTATAATCCATATTTTTCCAGTCTTCTGTACAGGGATGCCCTGGTCAGTCCGAGTTCTTTTGCTGCTTTGGAGATGTTTCCTCCGTTTTTATCGATTGCTTTTTGAATCACGTTCTTTTCTACTTCATCCAGGTTAAGGGTTCCATTACTTTTTACCTTTTCTGTCGTTGGTTTGGACGAAAGGAAAAAGAAGTCCCTACTGTCCAGTTCATTACCTTCTGCCATGATGATGGCCCTTTCTATGGCATGCTGCAGTTCACGGATATTGCCCGGCCAGCTATAGTTTTGGAGCAGTTGGATGGCGGCAGGTTTGAAACCTGAAAAATCCTTACGGTATTTTTTTGCATAGATTTTCAGGAAATGGTTGGCCAGCAAGGGGATGTCATCCTGTCTTTCCCGAAGAGGAGGGAGAAATATCTCCACGGTGTTGACCCGGTATAGCAAATCCTGGCGGAAGGTATTGTCCATTACCATATCATGGACTTTCATATTGGTGGCGCTGATTAGTCTGATGTCCACCGGGATGGATTTATTGGTGCCGATACGGGTGACTTCACGTTTTTGGAGGACGGTAAGGAGCTTGGATTGGAGCGGCATGCTGAGGTTACCGATTTCATCAAGGAAGAGTGTGCCCTTGTCGGCGACTTCGAAGCGTCCTGCGCGGTCTTCTTTGGCATCGGTAAAGGCTCCTCTTTTATGCCCAAATAGCTCACTTTCGAATAAAGTCTCCGTAATGGCCCCCATGTCCACACCGACAAAAATCTCATCCCTTCTGAGTGATCGGTCGTGGATTGCCCTGGCTATAAGTTCTTTACCTGTGCCGTTTTCTCCCAAGATCAGCACGTTGGCGTCTGTTTGGGCCACTTTGTCTATGATGGAGAATATATTCTTCATTGAAGAACTTTGCCCTATGATTTCCGAAAAGGGTTTCTTCATATCCGCTTGGAGCTGGCGGGACTTTTGGGAGATGTTGTCCACTTGGTCATAGCTCTCTTTCAGTCTGCTGGCAGCACTCAAGGTGGCCAATAGCTTTTCATTTTGCCAGGGTTTGAGGATAAAATCAGTGGCACCTTCCTTCAGTGCCTGTACGGCCATTTCCACGTCTCCAAAGGCTGTAATAAGAATGACCACGGCCTTCGGGTCGATTTCTTTGATCTGTTTTAGCCAATGGAAACCTTCTTTCCCAGAAGTGGTGTCTTCTGTAAAATTCATGTCCAGAAGGATGACATCATAATTGTTGTTGTTGACCAAAAATGGAATCCTTCGAGGATCTTTTTCTATGGTAACTTCTTTTGCATATTTTTTTAGCAGCATTTTCGCCGCAAATAGGAGGTCTTCATTATCGTCAACGATCAATATTTTGCCTAAGCTAGTGTCTTCCATCATCGTGTGTGTTTTTGTTATGCAATATGCTTTGGCTTTTGCTTAAATGGTGCCATCTTTATAAATGCCTAATTTAACGAATTTAAATAGGTTTTTAGGTATTTGGTGTTCGTTAATGAACAAAAATAGATCGTTTTTGAACGGTTTTTAAATCAACCTTGGGATTCTTTTTTATCCCTTCCAAAAAGTATTACCTTTAGCGTTATTCACAAAAAAAGAAATAATAAATGTCTGTAGCAACTAAAGGAAGTACCGTAAAAGTACATTACACTGGTAAGTTAAAAGACGGAACCGTATTCGACTCTTCAGAGAACAGAGAGCCACTTCAGTTTACAGTAGGCGATGGAAATATGATCAAAGGGTTTGACACTGCTGTAAGCGGAATGGAAGTAGGACAGGATAAAAGCATCACGATCCCTAGCGCCGACGCATATGGAGATAAAAGAGATGATATGATGATCGACGTGCCTGTGGAGCAAGTACCTGCAGACATTAAACCCGAAGTGGGGATGGATCTTTCTATCCAGAATCAACAAGGTCAGCCTGTGCCTGTGAAAGTGGTGCATGTAGATGAGCAAAAAATCACTTTGGATGCCAATCACCCATTAGCAGGTGAAGATTTGGTGTTTGATATCAAATTGGTAGAAGTAGAATAAGAAAGTGATTTCTTAAAATCAAAAAATGAGAGCCCGGTTTTCCGGGCTTTTTTTATGGGGGATAATCGAGGGGTAAATGCGGGTAAAAGGGATCAAGTTTAAAAGTTGGGGGCTACCAGTTTCCTTAATGGCAAAATCCCCGTTTAAAAATGCCACATAGTACCAAAGGCACCAAGTGCATGTTGGAACTGACTTTAACCCGCATTTTGCACTAGCCTATCTATTGCGACCTGACACTACTTCAAAATCAGTCGCTTCGCTGCTGTTTTCGTTTTCACCATAGCGATGCTATGATTCAATCTCGAAACAGCCTATTACTTGATCCGGGAAAAGCATAACAGTTTGGGACGGCTAATTTTATCAATGGTAAAATCCTGGATAACTAAAAATACCACAACATCCCAATGGCACCAAGAGGACGGTTTAACCCGGAATATGCATTAGCCTATCTGTTGCGACCTGAAACTGCTTCAAAATCAGTCGTTTCACTTTAGTTTTCGGCATTACCGTAGCGGTGCTACGCTAATGCCTCCAAACTAACTGATTTTCTTGCACTTTCAGCTCTCACTACGATTCCTAACGCATAATCCGGGTTTAAGCTGAATCGAAAGCAATCTACGATTGCTTTGTCCCACGGATCCTTGGTGTCGTATCATTGTATCAATAAATAAAGAAATTTATCGCCCCATAGAAATA
It encodes:
- a CDS encoding sigma-54-dependent transcriptional regulator, with the protein product MEDTSLGKILIVDDNEDLLFAAKMLLKKYAKEVTIEKDPRRIPFLVNNNNYDVILLDMNFTEDTTSGKEGFHWLKQIKEIDPKAVVILITAFGDVEMAVQALKEGATDFILKPWQNEKLLATLSAASRLKESYDQVDNISQKSRQLQADMKKPFSEIIGQSSSMKNIFSIIDKVAQTDANVLILGENGTGKELIARAIHDRSLRRDEIFVGVDMGAITETLFESELFGHKRGAFTDAKEDRAGRFEVADKGTLFLDEIGNLSMPLQSKLLTVLQKREVTRIGTNKSIPVDIRLISATNMKVHDMVMDNTFRQDLLYRVNTVEIFLPPLRERQDDIPLLANHFLKIYAKKYRKDFSGFKPAAIQLLQNYSWPGNIRELQHAIERAIIMAEGNELDSRDFFFLSSKPTTEKVKSNGTLNLDEVEKNVIQKAIDKNGGNISKAAKELGLTRASLYRRLEKYGL
- a CDS encoding FKBP-type peptidyl-prolyl cis-trans isomerase, producing MSVATKGSTVKVHYTGKLKDGTVFDSSENREPLQFTVGDGNMIKGFDTAVSGMEVGQDKSITIPSADAYGDKRDDMMIDVPVEQVPADIKPEVGMDLSIQNQQGQPVPVKVVHVDEQKITLDANHPLAGEDLVFDIKLVEVE
- a CDS encoding sensor histidine kinase translates to MDYKIGLLGRVALLTLTLFVLSYAILNSTGVFITSLFIILVIAQLIFLVNYAESSFKKVRQFLDNIKQNNYSTVYPVKFDGTETDDLHIEFNAILAKLKEDQAEKEANYQYFRSVFQHLSIGLITFEEDGRIQILNTAAKRMLNIDQLGNIQEIDKVNKELHNAIQTLRTGGSELIKIAHQDGIMQLSVYVIELVLRGVKFKLVSLQNIQSELEEKEMEAWQNLVRVLTHEIMNSIAPISSLASTIKSDIQSQVEKDQAVPVAEIEDYLMGISTIEKRSEGLIDFVSDFRSLAHIPVPKFSAISLQELFDQLAVLFQHQIEQHGIGCEKRIEPKDLLLFADSSLIEQVLINIIQNAIHAVEEADSKKISLHAFIDEAGKIIIEISDSGKGIEEDALNKIFIPFFTTKKKGSGIGLSLSKQIMRRHKGNIQVKSTVGKGTTFKLIFNA
- a CDS encoding UDP-2,3-diacylglucosamine diphosphatase, with translation MKTQFKTIVLSDIHLGTKGSKAKEVVRFLKKYRCENLILNGDIIDGWQLKKSGVWKRKHTRFFNRILKMIENDNTKVYYLRGNHDDFLDQVLPLKIGNLSIQKDMMYESCGKKYYILHGDVFDSITTNLRWIAYLGDIGYTFLLWLNRQINHYRRKRGLPYYSLSQYVKGKVKSAVSYIDKYEKELAIMAKTKGCDGIICGHIHKAESRTIDGIEYLNSGDWVETMSALAEDYEGNWQLIYYNELDFAKNNMNDGKIIPIQENESYAAVSFQKPNEDLELPPFRF